The following are from one region of the Actinopolyspora halophila DSM 43834 genome:
- a CDS encoding phage distal tail protein produces MAIAFRSSSQVAADEQETITVTKPADLAQDDTLVALCFATGDPMGIQAPSGWAQQGGLGQTEDAVQGKVFTRLAEPSEPAEYEFSVAPDASALVIVGAFSGVSAANPLVLVQWGGTTVSTTTHVAPAVSPGVANTMLVTGWAAGSGASSYDTASGMTEFADVASSAPAASAAYQLVTGTGETGSRTATYGDSAAYLSVSLVLRPSAPGVAAEEGIFWISADGSQTELAVEWDTDGRFVPPVHFEEEAIPGYPGTRLRAVRHEARDVQIPIWLVATSEGELRHNIRSLARQLDPTRGEGTLRVVAPSGDQRDLRCRYQAGLEVSESLGDTSGPFVQRATLVFRAHDPYWYDANMIVQEFTQGELAAFFPIFPIRLTASEVFASVTVNNAGDVQAWPLWEITGPGENIALVNSSSGKRLELSTTLAEGELITIDTRLNRKTVVHSDGTNLFPDLTLASSLFPLWPGDNALQIQMTGISAASKVLLTFHPRFLTA; encoded by the coding sequence ATGGCGATCGCGTTTCGGTCTTCCAGTCAGGTCGCTGCCGACGAGCAGGAAACCATCACTGTGACGAAACCGGCCGACCTGGCCCAGGACGACACGCTGGTGGCGTTGTGCTTCGCCACCGGCGACCCGATGGGCATTCAGGCCCCGTCCGGCTGGGCCCAGCAGGGCGGGCTCGGGCAGACCGAGGACGCCGTTCAGGGCAAGGTGTTTACACGCTTGGCGGAACCGTCCGAACCGGCCGAGTACGAGTTCTCGGTGGCCCCGGACGCCAGCGCCCTGGTGATCGTGGGCGCGTTTTCCGGGGTGTCGGCGGCGAACCCACTGGTGCTGGTGCAGTGGGGCGGCACCACGGTGTCGACCACCACGCACGTGGCCCCGGCGGTGTCGCCGGGGGTGGCCAACACCATGCTCGTCACCGGCTGGGCGGCCGGGTCGGGAGCGTCGAGCTACGACACCGCCTCGGGCATGACCGAATTCGCCGACGTGGCCAGTTCCGCCCCGGCGGCCTCGGCGGCGTACCAGCTGGTCACCGGCACCGGCGAGACCGGGAGCCGTACCGCCACCTACGGCGACAGCGCCGCCTACCTGTCGGTGTCGCTGGTGCTGCGGCCCAGCGCTCCCGGTGTGGCCGCCGAGGAGGGCATCTTTTGGATCTCGGCGGATGGCAGTCAAACCGAGCTGGCGGTGGAGTGGGACACCGACGGGAGGTTCGTGCCGCCGGTGCATTTCGAGGAGGAAGCCATCCCCGGCTATCCCGGGACCCGGCTGCGGGCGGTGCGCCACGAGGCCCGCGACGTGCAAATCCCGATTTGGCTGGTGGCCACCTCCGAAGGCGAGCTGCGGCACAACATCCGCTCGCTGGCGCGGCAGCTCGACCCGACCCGCGGGGAGGGCACGCTGCGGGTGGTGGCCCCGTCCGGGGATCAGCGGGATCTGCGGTGCCGGTATCAGGCCGGGCTGGAGGTGTCGGAGTCGTTGGGAGACACCTCGGGCCCGTTCGTGCAGCGGGCGACGCTGGTGTTCCGGGCGCACGACCCGTATTGGTACGACGCGAACATGATCGTGCAGGAGTTCACCCAAGGTGAGCTGGCCGCCTTCTTCCCGATCTTCCCGATTCGGTTGACCGCCTCGGAAGTGTTCGCCTCGGTGACCGTGAACAACGCCGGGGACGTGCAGGCATGGCCCCTGTGGGAGATCACCGGGCCGGGCGAGAACATCGCCCTGGTCAACAGCTCCAGCGGGAAACGCCTGGAGCTGTCCACGACGCTGGCCGAAGGCGAACTGATCACCATTGATACCCGGTTGAACCGGAAAACCGTGGTGCACTCCGACGGCACGAACCTGTTCCCGGATTTGACGTTGGCCTCGTCGCTGTTCCCGCTGTGGCCGGGCGACAACGCGCTGCAAATCCAGATGACAGGCATCTCGGCGGCGTCGAAAGTGCTGCTGACCTTCCACCCGAGGTTTTTGACGGCATGA
- a CDS encoding glycoside hydrolase family 25 protein, whose translation MPLWGLDISDYQPVLDAPRAVREGFDFVVSKSTEGSGWRANTFGPNLHNCRNAGLVFAAYHYVRAGDPVGQVNNIKAVVPRDCPLILDVESGSGGVGHVWDLTNRLRDAGYHLPLTYFPRWYWQQIGSPSLAGLPPLWKSHYPDMAGGTVSGIYGRVPGSYWNGYGGNQVEILQFTSSATAVGISPIDGNAYRGTRQQLEVLIYSQEGDLNAEQSQVLDEIFHQVDHGWQPWPDGWDAGTRTLTDLIREADKNLFYEMKESAGDEAAMQALVDALNAEILDVEQLKAVVRRAAADGLKNSVVDLNLSVTSGEGTGDGGH comes from the coding sequence ATGCCCTTGTGGGGACTGGACATTTCCGATTACCAACCCGTGCTCGACGCGCCACGCGCGGTGCGGGAGGGATTCGACTTCGTCGTGTCGAAATCCACCGAGGGAAGCGGGTGGCGCGCGAATACCTTCGGCCCGAACCTGCACAACTGCCGCAACGCCGGGCTCGTCTTCGCCGCCTACCACTATGTGCGCGCTGGCGACCCGGTCGGCCAAGTCAACAACATCAAAGCCGTGGTGCCCCGCGACTGCCCCCTGATCCTCGACGTGGAATCCGGCTCGGGCGGGGTGGGCCACGTGTGGGACCTGACCAACCGGTTGCGCGACGCCGGATACCACCTGCCGTTGACGTACTTTCCCCGCTGGTACTGGCAGCAGATCGGCTCACCGAGTTTGGCCGGTCTGCCGCCGCTGTGGAAATCGCACTACCCGGACATGGCTGGCGGCACCGTATCCGGCATCTACGGCCGCGTTCCGGGCAGCTACTGGAACGGCTACGGCGGCAACCAGGTGGAGATCTTGCAATTCACCTCCTCGGCCACGGCGGTGGGCATCAGCCCCATCGACGGCAACGCCTACCGGGGCACCCGCCAGCAACTCGAAGTTCTGATCTACAGCCAGGAGGGCGACTTGAACGCCGAACAGTCCCAAGTCCTCGACGAAATCTTCCACCAGGTCGACCACGGGTGGCAGCCGTGGCCGGACGGGTGGGATGCGGGCACGCGCACACTGACCGACCTGATCCGCGAGGCCGACAAGAACCTGTTCTACGAGATGAAGGAATCGGCCGGGGACGAGGCCGCCATGCAGGCCCTCGTCGACGCCCTCAACGCCGAGATCCTCGACGTGGAGCAGCTGAAGGCCGTGGTGCGCCGGGCCGCCGCCGACGGGCTGAAAAACAGCGTCGTGGACCTGAACCTGTCGGTGACCAGCGGGGAAGGAACCGGCGATGGTGGCCACTGA
- a CDS encoding siphovirus ReqiPepy6 Gp37-like family protein: protein MSGNGWTIYIRDERLRRVGVVDDYAKLDIIAKFNDVGTFILVIDRDSPHAATLTTPGYGIQVVHEDTGYVVTSGPITGPKHTHDDNLDKIELAGKDDNYYIATRVSHPSPTESLPPYSVTSHHEVSGTASTVLREYVDKNLGPGAISERRNPHVTIGPDPVVGKTISGKLRWGKLLEDLQALATSGGDIGFRLVDVGGALQFQVYEPVDRTGTVRFSEEFGNLAAFTYQVDAPTGTYVYVGGQGELTARTIKEGSDPTAISTWGRVEVFEDRRDTDDDAELQQKIDESLIEHGATTDLSATPIDTESVKFGRDYTLGDRVMVLIEGAPSVPGTGLEGGQITEIVREVALNLRPEETDVQPKIATPNRVDVLRLFREFRRLSRRVSNLENR from the coding sequence ATGAGCGGCAACGGGTGGACGATCTACATCCGCGACGAGCGGCTACGCCGGGTGGGGGTGGTCGACGACTACGCCAAGCTCGACATCATCGCCAAGTTCAACGACGTGGGCACGTTCATCCTCGTCATCGACCGGGACAGCCCGCACGCGGCGACGCTGACCACCCCGGGCTACGGGATTCAGGTGGTGCACGAGGACACGGGCTATGTGGTCACCTCCGGGCCCATCACCGGGCCCAAGCACACCCATGACGACAACCTCGACAAGATCGAGCTGGCGGGCAAGGACGACAACTACTACATCGCCACCCGGGTGTCGCACCCGTCGCCGACGGAGTCGCTGCCGCCGTATTCGGTGACCTCGCACCACGAGGTGTCCGGCACGGCGTCGACGGTGCTGCGCGAGTACGTGGACAAAAACCTCGGTCCCGGTGCCATCTCGGAACGGCGGAATCCGCACGTGACGATCGGCCCGGACCCGGTGGTGGGGAAAACCATCTCGGGCAAGCTGCGCTGGGGCAAGCTGCTGGAGGACTTGCAGGCGCTGGCCACATCAGGCGGCGACATCGGTTTCCGGCTGGTCGACGTGGGCGGGGCGTTGCAGTTCCAGGTGTACGAGCCGGTCGACCGCACGGGCACGGTGCGGTTCTCCGAGGAGTTCGGCAACCTCGCCGCGTTCACCTACCAAGTCGACGCGCCCACCGGCACCTACGTGTACGTGGGCGGGCAGGGCGAGCTGACCGCGCGGACCATCAAGGAGGGCAGCGACCCCACCGCGATTTCCACGTGGGGCCGCGTCGAAGTGTTCGAGGACCGCCGCGACACCGACGACGACGCGGAGTTGCAGCAGAAGATCGACGAATCGCTGATCGAGCACGGCGCGACCACGGACCTGTCGGCCACCCCGATCGACACCGAGTCGGTGAAGTTCGGGCGGGACTACACGCTCGGCGACCGGGTGATGGTGCTCATCGAAGGGGCTCCTTCCGTGCCTGGCACCGGCCTGGAAGGCGGGCAGATCACCGAAATCGTGCGCGAGGTCGCGTTGAACCTGCGGCCGGAGGAAACCGACGTGCAACCAAAGATCGCCACCCCGAACCGGGTGGACGTGCTGCGCCTGTTCCGCGAGTTCCGCCGCTTGTCGCGGCGCGTGTCGAATCTGGAGAACCGATGA